From Pseudomonas fluorescens, one genomic window encodes:
- a CDS encoding universal stress protein, whose translation MSQYQRLLLIINPALRLSPSIQHAGALARASGASLHIVALVKSPGILSLLEDDNWATARDEYLQEQRDWLEEQVQQLRGEGVEVTHQASWSDDLKQDILDYVSECQPDLLIKEVQQEPLLKRTFFTPMDWHLLRYCPVPTYLVGDRACTLPRKIVVAIDSANESAQNQQLNERIVKQAERLALQCDAELHLVSACDIAVDFLAGVSAAGLTLGELTLSLRQDLENAFVRAAEHFGVPAERRHFISGDPVQVLAEFAHQHDIDVLVMGRNQSRGLEKLIGSTTEHLLYQASCSILAV comes from the coding sequence ATGAGCCAATACCAACGCCTGTTGCTGATCATCAACCCGGCCCTGCGCCTGTCGCCAAGCATTCAGCACGCCGGGGCGCTGGCGCGGGCCAGTGGGGCGAGTTTGCACATTGTTGCGCTGGTCAAGTCGCCGGGGATTCTGAGCCTGCTGGAGGACGACAACTGGGCCACGGCGCGGGACGAGTACCTGCAGGAGCAGCGTGACTGGCTCGAGGAGCAGGTGCAGCAGCTGCGGGGCGAGGGTGTCGAGGTGACGCACCAGGCGAGTTGGTCCGATGATCTCAAGCAGGACATCCTCGACTATGTCAGTGAATGCCAGCCGGATTTGCTGATCAAGGAAGTGCAGCAGGAGCCGTTGCTCAAGCGCACCTTCTTCACCCCGATGGATTGGCACCTGTTGCGCTATTGCCCGGTGCCGACCTATCTGGTGGGCGACCGCGCCTGCACCTTGCCGCGCAAGATAGTGGTGGCCATCGACAGCGCCAATGAGTCGGCGCAGAACCAGCAACTCAACGAGCGCATCGTCAAGCAGGCCGAACGCCTGGCGCTGCAGTGCGACGCCGAGCTGCATCTGGTCAGCGCCTGCGACATTGCCGTCGATTTCCTCGCCGGGGTCAGCGCCGCCGGTTTGACCCTGGGCGAGTTGACCCTGTCGCTGCGCCAGGACCTGGAAAATGCCTTTGTTCGCGCCGCCGAACACTTTGGCGTGCCCGCCGAGCGTCGTCACTTCATCTCCGGCGACCCGGTGCAGGTACTCGCCGAATTCGCTCACCAGCATGACATCGACGTGCTGGTAATGGGCCGCAACCAGTCCCGCGGCTTGGAGAAACTGATCGGCAGCACCACCGAGCACCTGTTGTACCAGGCTTCCTGCAGCATCCTCGCGGTCTGA
- a CDS encoding aminotransferase has translation MAIPTDNFFAHFDQAKLVKADKAHHMHGYHVFDEHAEQGALNIVAGDGAYIYDTEGNRFLDAVGGMWCTNIGLGREEMALAIADQVRQLAYSNPFSDMSNAVAIELCEKLASLAPGDLDHVFLTTGGSTAVDTAYRLIQYYQNCRGKPEKKHIIARYNAYHGSTCLTMSIGNKAADRVPEFDYAHERIHHISNPNPYRAPEGMNAAQFLEFLVQEFEDKIHSIGADKVAAFFAEPIMGSGGVIIPPEGYLRRMWEVCQAHDILFVADEVVTSFGRLGTWFASDAVFGVQPDIITTAKGLTSAYLPLGACIFSSRIWKVIAEPGKGRCFTHGFTYSGHPVCCTAALKNIEIIEREQLLAHVGDVGSYLEQRLATLRDLPLVGDVRCVKLMACVEFVANKQSKALFPDEVNIGERIHVRAQAKGLLVRPIMHLNVMSPPLIITHAQVDEIVETLRECILEAAEELTANGLYDGA, from the coding sequence ATGGCGATTCCAACCGACAATTTTTTTGCCCACTTCGATCAGGCCAAACTGGTCAAGGCCGACAAGGCCCACCACATGCACGGCTACCACGTGTTCGATGAACATGCCGAGCAGGGCGCGCTGAACATCGTCGCTGGCGACGGCGCCTACATCTACGACACCGAGGGCAACCGCTTCCTCGATGCCGTCGGCGGCATGTGGTGCACCAACATTGGCCTGGGCCGTGAGGAAATGGCCCTGGCGATTGCCGACCAGGTGCGGCAACTGGCGTATTCCAATCCGTTCTCCGACATGTCCAACGCGGTGGCCATCGAACTCTGCGAAAAGCTCGCCAGCCTGGCCCCCGGCGATCTGGATCACGTGTTCCTCACCACCGGTGGCTCGACCGCCGTCGACACCGCTTATCGGCTGATCCAGTACTACCAGAACTGCCGGGGCAAGCCAGAGAAGAAACACATCATCGCCCGCTACAACGCCTATCACGGCTCGACCTGCCTGACCATGTCGATCGGCAACAAGGCCGCCGACCGGGTGCCGGAGTTCGATTACGCCCACGAGCGGATTCACCACATCTCCAACCCCAATCCGTATCGCGCCCCCGAAGGCATGAATGCAGCGCAGTTCCTTGAATTCCTGGTGCAGGAGTTCGAAGACAAGATCCACAGTATTGGCGCCGACAAGGTCGCGGCGTTCTTCGCCGAACCGATCATGGGCTCTGGCGGGGTGATCATTCCGCCCGAGGGCTACCTGCGGCGCATGTGGGAGGTGTGCCAGGCCCACGACATTCTGTTCGTCGCCGACGAAGTGGTGACCTCGTTCGGCCGCCTCGGCACCTGGTTCGCCTCGGATGCCGTGTTCGGCGTACAGCCCGACATCATCACTACCGCCAAGGGCCTGACCTCGGCCTACCTGCCGCTGGGCGCGTGCATCTTCTCCTCGCGAATCTGGAAGGTCATCGCCGAGCCGGGCAAGGGTCGTTGCTTCACCCATGGCTTCACCTACAGCGGCCATCCGGTGTGCTGCACTGCAGCGTTGAAGAACATCGAGATCATCGAGCGCGAGCAGTTGCTGGCCCATGTTGGCGACGTTGGCAGCTACCTGGAGCAACGCCTGGCCACCCTGCGTGACTTGCCGCTGGTGGGCGATGTGCGCTGCGTCAAGCTGATGGCCTGCGTCGAGTTCGTCGCCAACAAGCAGAGCAAGGCGCTGTTCCCGGATGAGGTGAATATTGGCGAGCGAATCCATGTGCGGGCTCAGGCCAAGGGCTTGTTGGTGCGACCGATCATGCACCTCAACGTGATGTCGCCGCCGCTGATCATCACCCACGCCCAGGTCGATGAAATCGTCGAAACCCTGCGCGAGTGCATCCTCGAAGCGGCCGAGGAACTGACGGCGAACGGTTTGTACGACGGCGCATGA
- a CDS encoding polyamine ABC transporter substrate-binding protein: MRKALRVWSSLLLAPLSLAVNAADVNDAKTLRLYNWADYIGEQTLANFEKASGIKVIYDTFDAYETVQAKLLTGHSGYDLVVLNASLVPPLIKAKVFQPLDKQQLPGWSNLDPKVLQDLQGYDAGVAYSAPYTWGSNGITYNVDMIKARMPDAPIGSLAMIFDPKVVSRFADCGVTLIDAPTEVIPLALTYLGRDPRSAAPADLKAAQDVLMAVRPYIKKFDSVNYLTSLPNGDVCMAMTWSGDYATAQARAEEAKLKINLAYFIPKEGSLIWFDNLYIPGDAPHVANAHKFLEYLLQPQVMADVTNYIHYANSNSAATALVNADVRDNQAIYPDDATRARLFAQKTQDAKDMRAITRVWSTVKTGK, encoded by the coding sequence ATGCGCAAGGCACTTCGAGTGTGGTCCAGTCTGTTGCTTGCTCCCTTGTCCCTGGCGGTGAATGCCGCCGATGTCAACGATGCGAAAACCCTGCGGTTGTACAACTGGGCGGATTACATCGGCGAACAGACCCTGGCGAATTTTGAAAAAGCCAGCGGCATCAAGGTCATCTACGACACCTTCGATGCCTACGAGACGGTGCAAGCCAAGTTGCTCACCGGTCACTCCGGCTACGACCTGGTGGTGCTCAACGCCTCCCTGGTGCCGCCGCTGATCAAGGCCAAGGTGTTCCAGCCGCTGGACAAACAGCAACTGCCGGGCTGGAGTAACCTCGACCCGAAAGTGCTGCAGGATCTGCAGGGCTACGACGCCGGCGTCGCCTATTCGGCGCCCTACACCTGGGGCAGCAATGGCATCACCTACAACGTCGACATGATCAAGGCGCGCATGCCCGATGCGCCGATCGGCTCGCTGGCGATGATTTTCGATCCCAAGGTCGTCTCGCGCTTCGCCGACTGCGGCGTGACCCTGATCGACGCGCCCACGGAAGTCATCCCGCTGGCCCTGACCTACCTCGGACGCGACCCACGCAGCGCCGCGCCGGCCGATCTCAAGGCCGCCCAGGACGTATTGATGGCGGTGCGGCCGTACATCAAGAAATTCGACTCAGTGAACTACCTGACCAGCCTGCCCAACGGCGACGTGTGCATGGCCATGACCTGGTCCGGCGACTACGCCACCGCCCAGGCACGGGCCGAAGAAGCCAAGCTGAAGATCAACCTGGCGTACTTCATTCCCAAGGAAGGCTCGCTGATCTGGTTCGACAACCTGTACATCCCCGGCGACGCGCCGCACGTGGCCAACGCCCACAAATTCCTCGAGTACCTGCTGCAACCGCAGGTCATGGCCGACGTCACCAACTACATCCACTACGCCAACAGCAACAGCGCGGCGACCGCCCTGGTGAATGCCGATGTGCGGGACAACCAGGCGATCTACCCCGACGACGCCACCCGCGCCCGGCTGTTTGCCCAGAAGACCCAGGACGCCAAGGACATGCGCGCGATCACCCGGGTCTGGAGCACGGTAAAAACCGGGAAGTAA
- a CDS encoding NAD(P)H-dependent oxidoreductase gives MKVLIVHAHPEAQSFTAALRDQAVTTLEAQGHEVQVSDLYAMNWNPVASAADFTSRENPEYLVYALEQRLGVKSQSIAPDIQAELDKLLWADLLILNFPIFWFSTPAILKGWIDRVLVSGVCYGGKRFYDQGGLAGKKALVTVTLGGREHMFGEGAIHGPLEDMLRPLLRGTLAYVGFDVLEPFVAWHVPYISDEARQEFLVDYGQRLQQLSDDRAMVFPRLAQFDEQLYPLTTKA, from the coding sequence ATGAAAGTACTGATCGTTCACGCCCACCCGGAAGCCCAGTCCTTCACCGCCGCCTTGCGCGACCAGGCTGTGACCACCCTTGAAGCCCAGGGCCACGAAGTGCAGGTCAGCGACCTGTACGCAATGAACTGGAACCCGGTGGCCAGCGCCGCCGACTTCACCTCACGGGAAAACCCGGAGTACCTGGTCTACGCCCTCGAACAACGGCTGGGGGTGAAGAGTCAGTCAATCGCGCCAGACATCCAGGCCGAACTGGACAAGCTGCTGTGGGCCGACCTGCTGATCCTCAACTTCCCGATCTTCTGGTTCTCCACCCCGGCCATCCTCAAAGGCTGGATCGACCGGGTGCTGGTGTCGGGCGTCTGCTACGGCGGTAAACGCTTCTACGACCAGGGCGGGCTGGCGGGCAAGAAAGCATTGGTGACTGTCACCCTGGGCGGTCGCGAGCACATGTTTGGCGAAGGCGCGATACATGGGCCGCTGGAGGATATGCTGCGCCCGCTCCTGCGTGGGACGTTGGCCTATGTCGGGTTCGATGTGCTGGAGCCGTTTGTGGCCTGGCATGTGCCGTATATCAGTGATGAGGCGCGTCAGGAGTTTTTGGTTGATTACGGGCAGCGGTTGCAGCAGTTGAGTGATGATCGGGCGATGGTGTTTCCGCGCCTGGCGCAGTTCGATGAACAGCTTTATCCGCTGACCACGAAGGCGTGA